One genomic region from Pseudobacteriovorax antillogorgiicola encodes:
- a CDS encoding RICIN domain-containing protein, producing the protein MKFLTILVMTAWINGCGGESSRGDIPEPRFDSSSADLGQNGLVMAEATGNLESSEQEVDILRDQLEAAEQLSEQERAALEKKLAEAEAKREEALREIEELQAAQQELEAKQMALEEELKRAGQNAIGVRIFHEQDCIDISGGWTWDNINAIAYPCHSDDNQRFQFEYVNDTDFRLIAKHSGKCLFVEGASNQVEANIHQKTCARDGNQYEIFTFIHRQGDEAKIQSKGSQKCFKVQSNNNLSQNDCNNIFTVFKIAP; encoded by the coding sequence ATGAAATTTTTGACTATATTAGTGATGACTGCATGGATAAACGGGTGTGGCGGCGAGTCCTCTCGGGGCGATATCCCTGAACCACGCTTTGACAGTAGCTCAGCAGATCTTGGTCAGAACGGTCTTGTGATGGCCGAGGCCACAGGGAACCTTGAAAGCAGCGAGCAAGAAGTGGACATACTTCGAGACCAATTAGAAGCGGCTGAACAGCTCTCTGAACAAGAGCGAGCAGCCTTGGAAAAAAAGCTGGCTGAAGCTGAAGCCAAGCGCGAAGAAGCCTTGCGAGAAATCGAAGAACTACAAGCTGCCCAGCAAGAATTGGAAGCCAAGCAAATGGCATTAGAGGAAGAACTTAAACGTGCTGGACAAAATGCCATCGGCGTTCGCATCTTTCATGAGCAAGACTGTATTGATATAAGCGGTGGCTGGACTTGGGATAATATCAATGCCATTGCCTATCCCTGCCATAGCGATGATAATCAGCGTTTTCAATTCGAGTATGTCAACGATACCGATTTTCGCCTGATCGCTAAGCACAGTGGTAAGTGCCTCTTCGTTGAAGGCGCATCGAATCAGGTGGAAGCTAATATTCACCAGAAAACCTGTGCCCGCGATGGGAATCAATATGAGATCTTCACCTTTATCCATCGCCAAGGTGATGAGGCAAAGATTCAGAGCAAGGGCTCCCAAAAGTGCTTCAAAGTTCAATCCAATAACAATTTGAGCCAAAACGATTGTAACAACATTTTCACTGTCTTCAAAATTGCGCCGTAA
- a CDS encoding alpha/beta family hydrolase: protein MQSKVTIHIPSLDREVSGLLNRPRASRAVILLAHGAGAGMDHPFMEALTEQLNHNGLASLRYQFPYMDDGRKRPDHKNKLLPTIAAAISWAEENLGDVPLFLGGKSMGGRMSSLHLSETPNPAVRGLIFFGFPLHPAGKEGTVRGDHLKAVEGPMLFLQGDRDALAQLSLMKKVVAGLGTGRRMVVIKGADHSFKTLKRSGVTADEVLERLAREASAFVADHL from the coding sequence ATGCAATCTAAAGTGACCATTCACATTCCAAGTTTAGACCGCGAAGTTTCTGGCTTGCTCAATCGACCGAGAGCCTCACGCGCTGTGATCTTGCTAGCCCATGGAGCTGGTGCTGGCATGGATCACCCTTTTATGGAAGCTCTCACCGAGCAGTTGAACCACAATGGGTTGGCCTCTTTACGCTACCAATTTCCCTATATGGACGATGGCCGTAAGCGTCCAGATCACAAGAATAAGCTTTTACCAACCATCGCTGCAGCGATATCGTGGGCCGAGGAAAATCTGGGCGATGTGCCGCTATTCTTGGGGGGAAAGTCTATGGGAGGGCGCATGAGTTCGCTACACCTGAGCGAGACGCCGAATCCAGCAGTGCGAGGTCTGATATTTTTTGGTTTTCCCCTCCACCCAGCAGGAAAAGAAGGCACTGTTCGAGGGGATCACCTGAAGGCTGTCGAGGGTCCGATGCTTTTTTTGCAGGGGGATCGCGATGCCTTGGCACAACTGTCATTGATGAAAAAGGTTGTTGCTGGCCTCGGGACGGGAAGGCGGATGGTTGTGATCAAGGGAGCTGATCATAGCTTCAAAACTCTGAAGCGGAGCGGCGTGACTGCTGATGAAGTTCTTGAACGATTAGCTAGAGAAGCGTCAGCCTTTGTGGCGGATCACCTGTAA
- a CDS encoding S9 family peptidase, with protein MRQKLLALTSLLCLSSGIALATISAPKAPQKPKELIKHGDKRIDPYYWLNERQNPDVIAYLNAENDFTEAHMSKHEALQDELFNEMKSRIKKADSTAPYYDNGYFYYTRTREQGNYRLYCRKKSNLNQVEEIMLDVDKLSQDLPYTSVYNVSVSPNNQLLGYAHDKVGRRIYSIYFKDLKTGKMLPQFIENVTGNFVWANDSKTLFYTKQDPQTLRFNQVFRYSLDTGKSQLVFEEKDEAFSVYVGKSVTNRYILAESVSTETTETRWVSADSPKDSWTIFHPRKRGLRYEVFDGDDRFFVLTNHQAKNYQLMSTPTSKTSLKYWKTVIKHQADKHLQSARVFKEHIILLEKKGGLARLKIFNRKNNKSSYIKFDDPAYRTNFYVNAVYDTNTFLYSYESMTTPPSIYSYNFDNKRQQLIKQKDVLGDFNRRDYTSKRILAPARDGAKIPVSIVYRRDLKRNGNNPTVLYGYGSYGSTVEPGFSSNRLSLLDRGFIFAIAHIRGGAMLGRTWYEDGKLLKKKNTFTDFIDVSEYLIRNKYTNSKKLYASGGSAGGLLMGAVINMRPDLYNGVIAAVPFVDVVTTMLDDSIPLTTGEYDEWGNPNNKEYYNYMKSYSPYDNVEAKEYPNLLVTTGFHDSQVQYWEPAKWVAKLRNLKKGDQLVLLKTNMDAGHGGASGRFNALKELAFDYSFIMGLEGIKPKPTKTPNSL; from the coding sequence ATGCGCCAGAAACTACTAGCTCTCACTTCCTTGCTCTGCCTCAGCTCCGGCATAGCCCTCGCGACGATCAGTGCTCCCAAGGCTCCTCAAAAACCTAAGGAGTTGATCAAGCACGGTGACAAGCGAATTGATCCCTACTATTGGCTGAACGAGCGGCAAAACCCCGATGTCATCGCCTACCTTAACGCAGAAAATGATTTCACAGAAGCTCATATGTCCAAGCACGAGGCCCTTCAAGATGAGCTTTTTAACGAGATGAAATCGCGGATTAAAAAAGCTGATAGTACCGCACCGTACTATGACAATGGCTATTTTTACTACACACGAACCAGAGAGCAAGGCAACTATCGCCTCTACTGCCGCAAGAAGAGCAACCTCAACCAAGTGGAGGAGATCATGCTCGACGTGGATAAGTTGAGCCAAGATCTTCCCTATACCAGTGTCTACAATGTTAGTGTTAGCCCAAACAATCAGCTCTTGGGCTATGCTCATGATAAGGTGGGCCGAAGAATCTACTCTATTTATTTCAAGGACCTAAAAACTGGAAAGATGCTTCCTCAATTTATTGAGAATGTCACTGGAAACTTTGTTTGGGCTAACGACTCAAAGACTTTATTCTATACCAAGCAGGATCCACAAACGCTACGCTTCAACCAAGTGTTCCGTTATTCACTCGACACCGGAAAGAGCCAGCTCGTGTTCGAAGAGAAAGATGAGGCATTCTCCGTTTACGTTGGCAAATCCGTCACCAATCGCTATATCCTTGCCGAAAGCGTGAGCACTGAAACTACTGAAACCAGGTGGGTGTCTGCCGACAGCCCTAAAGATTCCTGGACCATCTTCCACCCCAGAAAGCGAGGCCTTCGTTACGAGGTTTTCGACGGCGACGATCGGTTTTTTGTTCTAACAAATCATCAAGCTAAGAACTATCAGCTCATGTCGACACCAACTTCAAAAACATCGCTAAAGTATTGGAAAACAGTCATCAAGCACCAAGCTGATAAGCACTTGCAAAGCGCACGCGTATTTAAAGAGCACATCATTCTTCTAGAGAAAAAAGGGGGTCTAGCTCGCCTTAAGATTTTCAATCGTAAAAACAATAAATCCAGCTATATCAAATTTGATGATCCGGCTTATCGCACCAACTTTTACGTCAACGCTGTGTACGACACCAATACCTTTCTCTATAGCTATGAGTCGATGACAACACCCCCTAGCATCTATAGTTATAACTTCGACAACAAGCGGCAACAACTCATCAAACAAAAAGATGTGTTGGGTGACTTCAATCGAAGGGACTACACCTCGAAGCGAATCTTGGCACCGGCTCGGGATGGCGCTAAAATCCCTGTCTCCATAGTGTATCGACGAGATTTGAAGCGCAATGGCAACAATCCAACCGTTCTTTACGGCTATGGATCATACGGCTCCACTGTCGAGCCTGGGTTTAGTAGCAATCGCCTCAGTCTTCTCGATCGCGGCTTTATTTTTGCTATTGCCCACATTCGCGGTGGCGCCATGCTCGGGCGCACTTGGTACGAAGACGGCAAGCTGCTAAAGAAGAAAAACACCTTCACAGATTTTATTGATGTCAGTGAATACTTAATCCGCAATAAGTACACCAACTCAAAGAAGCTCTATGCTTCGGGAGGCAGTGCGGGAGGTCTACTGATGGGTGCTGTGATCAATATGAGGCCTGATCTTTACAATGGAGTCATTGCAGCGGTACCCTTCGTGGACGTCGTGACAACAATGCTTGATGATAGCATTCCCCTAACGACCGGCGAATATGATGAGTGGGGTAACCCCAACAATAAGGAGTACTACAACTACATGAAGTCATACTCTCCTTATGATAATGTAGAGGCCAAGGAGTATCCCAATCTTCTAGTGACCACTGGTTTCCACGATAGCCAGGTCCAATACTGGGAACCAGCAAAATGGGTGGCCAAGCTTAGGAACTTAAAGAAGGGCGACCAGCTCGTCCTCTTAAAAACGAATATGGACGCTGGTCATGGCGGAGCTTCAGGGCGATTCAATGCCTTGAAAGAGCTAGCATTTGACTACTCATTCATCATGGGTTTAGAGGGCATCAAACCAAAGCCAACAAAGACACCAAATTCCCTTTAA
- a CDS encoding branched-chain amino acid aminotransferase translates to MLNDFLPISPALRQVASDFTLPEPLGFGTHVAPIMVTCDFTSGAWQEARIAPFQAFSILPSAKILHYGQQIFEGMKAYRYENGHPRLFRPLDNLGRFNASARRMAMPEIPSQIFMSALGSMVHYLRGVIPQGVGESLYIRPVMMALDSGLSLAPSQDYRFYLIASPSGSYFAGGDVHALIERSDCRAAPGGTGSVKTAGNYGGSIKSAIHARSMGYQQTLWLDARHQKFVEEFSGMNMFAVRDGILYTPELNSTILPGITRDSVIKLARSLGYDVREEAIDIDELVSDIKSGICSELFACGTAAIITPVAALGEYDGTLYTLQNTASPVAMTLRTRLLEIQIGLADDPFHWSQVVAPKARTSETSAAAAL, encoded by the coding sequence ATGCTTAATGATTTTTTGCCCATTTCCCCTGCGTTACGTCAAGTGGCGTCCGATTTCACATTGCCCGAGCCGCTTGGCTTTGGCACTCATGTAGCACCTATTATGGTGACCTGCGATTTTACTAGTGGCGCGTGGCAAGAAGCGCGAATAGCTCCATTCCAGGCCTTTAGCATTTTGCCGTCAGCAAAAATTCTTCACTATGGTCAACAGATCTTTGAGGGTATGAAGGCTTACCGCTATGAAAACGGACATCCTCGTTTGTTTCGACCACTCGATAACTTAGGTCGCTTCAATGCCTCAGCCAGGCGAATGGCTATGCCCGAGATTCCGAGTCAAATATTTATGAGCGCGTTGGGATCGATGGTTCACTATCTCAGGGGAGTCATTCCTCAAGGGGTTGGTGAGTCGCTCTATATAAGGCCTGTGATGATGGCTCTTGATAGTGGCTTGAGCCTCGCACCATCTCAAGACTATCGTTTTTATCTGATTGCCAGCCCCTCAGGGTCGTATTTTGCTGGTGGAGATGTTCATGCCTTGATCGAGCGTTCTGATTGTCGGGCGGCACCAGGTGGTACCGGATCTGTTAAAACTGCCGGTAATTATGGTGGCAGTATCAAGTCTGCGATCCACGCCCGATCCATGGGCTATCAGCAAACCCTGTGGCTGGATGCGCGCCATCAGAAGTTTGTGGAAGAGTTTTCAGGCATGAATATGTTCGCCGTAAGAGACGGTATTCTCTATACCCCGGAACTCAATTCAACTATTTTACCGGGAATCACACGAGACTCCGTGATCAAGCTCGCTAGATCTTTGGGTTATGATGTGCGGGAAGAGGCAATCGACATCGACGAACTTGTGAGCGATATCAAGTCTGGTATTTGCTCTGAGCTATTTGCTTGCGGGACTGCTGCAATCATAACCCCAGTGGCAGCTCTTGGTGAATATGACGGAACCTTGTACACACTTCAAAATACTGCATCTCCAGTTGCGATGACTCTTCGAACCCGGCTTTTAGAAATACAAATAGGTCTTGCGGATGATCCTTTTCATTGGAGCCAGGTGGTGGCGCCGAAAGCGAGAACCTCAGAAACCTCTGCAGCCGCAGCTTTGTAA
- a CDS encoding FBP domain-containing protein translates to MNQYSMTDIRAAFIPDDRKDWVDPEIHRIVWDDIDFLAWKHPKAGNYYACVESGGELLGFVLSMNTGNGSSAVSCDLCFANNDDVGVKAALIETLENPKRKIGIHCCADMACSARVRGLSQGIFMYETITVGRRIERLQDKMMRFAKRVYGISPSP, encoded by the coding sequence ATGAATCAATATTCCATGACCGACATCCGGGCAGCCTTCATTCCAGACGATCGCAAGGATTGGGTCGATCCAGAGATTCATCGTATTGTTTGGGATGATATTGATTTTCTAGCGTGGAAGCACCCCAAGGCAGGCAATTACTATGCGTGCGTTGAGTCGGGTGGTGAGTTGCTGGGCTTTGTACTTAGTATGAATACTGGCAATGGTAGTTCAGCAGTTTCATGTGATCTGTGCTTTGCCAACAATGATGATGTTGGAGTGAAGGCAGCACTCATTGAAACATTAGAGAACCCCAAAAGGAAAATTGGAATCCATTGTTGCGCTGATATGGCATGTAGTGCCCGGGTTCGTGGGTTGAGCCAAGGCATTTTCATGTATGAGACTATTACAGTGGGACGACGCATTGAACGCTTGCAAGATAAAATGATGCGGTTTGCAAAGCGAGTCTATGGAATATCGCCTAGTCCTTAA
- a CDS encoding pentapeptide repeat-containing protein, with amino-acid sequence MNTRLKRNPLLVLALVFVVSCANDRSSPEISRKKVTKRVLGSAEAVPDIDNLPTPPESSVDSPVGSPLSFVLQAELEEAANRVTLTVSLYDQEGSDVQIEESETLQWDLISNLTPISTEQLSENQLSITFAGNSDRVYREIRRSQISVYLQGQEAETQLSAVGVLGSMLASPLYDNSRFRVSPRVTTVDLAWNYPMDNGATAFLITRSTGNEPHPQPQNGVDYNNGTSRRAGFIQITEDLTYLNAGVIASRPYEYKIWQIMPGLEYQLVGEWGTYVGSTSSNNFLESDLSSMSLFEAAFNGITRTNLNFAFADLRQANFSNATLDNTSFKGANLQGVNFSDASFGANISFKGANLTGATWIDGRTCLVGSIGQCLLP; translated from the coding sequence ATGAATACCAGGCTCAAACGAAACCCATTGCTAGTCCTTGCTCTAGTGTTTGTGGTCTCCTGCGCCAACGATCGCTCGTCGCCTGAAATCAGCCGGAAAAAGGTAACAAAGCGAGTGCTTGGCTCTGCCGAAGCCGTTCCTGATATTGACAACCTTCCCACACCGCCAGAGAGTTCAGTTGATAGCCCAGTAGGCTCTCCTCTGTCCTTCGTCCTTCAAGCCGAGCTTGAGGAAGCTGCAAACCGAGTGACACTCACAGTGTCGCTCTATGATCAAGAGGGCTCTGACGTTCAGATCGAGGAATCTGAGACCCTTCAATGGGACCTTATAAGTAACCTGACTCCAATCAGTACTGAGCAATTGTCTGAAAACCAGCTTTCCATAACATTCGCGGGCAATAGCGATCGGGTCTATCGAGAGATTCGCCGGTCTCAGATAAGTGTCTACCTTCAGGGCCAAGAGGCTGAAACCCAGTTATCCGCTGTTGGAGTCTTGGGCTCTATGCTGGCTAGCCCACTCTACGACAACAGCCGCTTTCGAGTGTCCCCCCGAGTGACCACGGTAGACTTAGCCTGGAACTACCCCATGGACAACGGTGCAACCGCTTTCCTGATCACAAGGTCTACGGGGAATGAGCCTCATCCGCAGCCGCAAAACGGAGTCGACTACAATAACGGAACCAGTCGCCGTGCTGGCTTTATTCAGATCACAGAAGATCTTACTTACCTGAACGCCGGAGTGATTGCCTCAAGACCCTATGAATATAAAATCTGGCAAATCATGCCCGGTTTGGAATACCAGCTGGTGGGAGAATGGGGAACTTATGTGGGTTCAACATCATCCAACAATTTCTTAGAATCTGACCTATCATCTATGAGCTTATTCGAAGCAGCTTTCAACGGAATTACTAGGACCAATCTGAATTTCGCCTTCGCAGATCTGAGACAGGCAAACTTTAGCAACGCCACACTTGATAATACGAGCTTTAAAGGCGCTAATCTCCAAGGCGTAAACTTTAGTGATGCTAGTTTTGGTGCCAATATCAGCTTCAAGGGTGCTAACCTTACTGGCGCCACCTGGATTGATGGTCGTACTTGCCTGGTCGGCTCCATAGGTCAGTGCCTCTTACCTTAA
- a CDS encoding RluA family pseudouridine synthase, whose product MESVSLKVSKDCVGMRLDQAIAAESELSRGKARKIIDLGGCYLNRKRIRRSSQPVKEADKIQIYWRDEELDRLKQISQLLQPQDIIFEDAHVLAMNKPAGLPAQGTRTQDRFHMEAQVQSLMQSTRGRAPALRMIHRLDRDTTGVMIFAKSKKAYQFYSEAFAQRKVEKEYHALCHGIPSEERWTQTEPLSKIHASAGRVYVDFDQGLTAETHFEVITRFEEDQLTLIRCRPITGRTHQIRAHLDYRNLPVVGDRNYGIDCFSSLRPTLQTFAKEQHMLHARGLCIPYLRGEASKKIVAIYPLAMASTLEELGVSTLKD is encoded by the coding sequence TTGGAATCGGTTTCCCTAAAGGTATCAAAGGATTGTGTTGGCATGAGGCTCGATCAGGCAATCGCTGCCGAGAGTGAGCTTTCTCGTGGCAAGGCTCGGAAGATCATTGACTTGGGGGGATGTTACTTAAACCGTAAACGGATCAGACGCAGCTCTCAGCCTGTGAAAGAAGCTGATAAAATCCAAATTTACTGGCGTGATGAGGAACTCGATCGCCTCAAGCAGATCTCCCAGTTGCTGCAACCACAGGACATCATTTTCGAGGATGCCCATGTTCTTGCGATGAATAAGCCAGCTGGTTTGCCAGCCCAGGGAACAAGAACCCAAGATCGTTTTCATATGGAAGCCCAAGTCCAGAGCCTGATGCAAAGCACCAGAGGTCGGGCTCCAGCACTCCGCATGATCCACCGCTTGGATCGCGACACCACAGGCGTCATGATTTTCGCCAAGTCTAAAAAAGCCTATCAGTTCTACTCAGAAGCATTTGCACAGCGAAAGGTCGAAAAGGAGTATCATGCACTTTGTCACGGGATTCCTTCAGAAGAACGCTGGACCCAAACGGAGCCATTGAGCAAAATCCACGCTTCTGCTGGGCGTGTTTACGTTGACTTTGATCAGGGGCTAACTGCCGAAACCCATTTTGAAGTTATCACCAGATTCGAAGAGGATCAGCTCACACTGATCCGTTGCCGCCCCATTACAGGCCGAACCCACCAGATCAGGGCCCACCTTGATTATAGAAACTTGCCAGTGGTCGGCGACCGAAATTACGGTATCGATTGTTTCTCTAGTCTGCGACCAACTCTACAAACCTTTGCCAAAGAGCAACACATGCTCCACGCAAGAGGATTATGTATTCCTTATTTGAGGGGAGAAGCCAGCAAGAAAATAGTGGCAATCTACCCTCTAGCAATGGCCTCTACTTTGGAAGAGTTGGGAGTCTCCACGCTTAAGGACTAG
- a CDS encoding endonuclease/exonuclease/phosphatase family protein → MADEVPKLRRPLRKVINNFYQALKIETNIQDDLKILDKGAGPCSGRQIKIGVWNVFKGNGGMDFFRDFMNIVHRNDVWCLQEVLASPHGLIDYVPDGYKGIHGASYERMDGLREGVLNLSRWQSLDERTQVVHFSKTEPLVKTPKVAVVSHYYIDKVETRIVNVHQPLVRGRKRAGADLLEVMETIGEFDGPVIVAGDFNTFTKKYFNEVCQVMDDYGLSYVSIRQDHRKELQRLDHIFQRGFVVERASIITEAKSSDHYAIQASLVLKP, encoded by the coding sequence ATGGCTGATGAAGTTCCCAAACTCCGACGCCCTCTTAGGAAGGTAATTAACAATTTCTATCAGGCCCTGAAAATCGAAACCAATATTCAGGACGATCTCAAAATCCTAGACAAAGGGGCAGGGCCTTGCAGTGGTCGCCAAATAAAAATTGGTGTTTGGAATGTGTTTAAAGGCAATGGGGGAATGGATTTCTTTCGGGATTTTATGAATATAGTACATCGCAATGACGTTTGGTGCCTGCAAGAAGTGCTCGCATCTCCACATGGCTTGATTGACTATGTGCCTGATGGCTACAAAGGAATCCACGGCGCTAGCTACGAAAGAATGGATGGGCTACGAGAGGGGGTGCTAAATTTATCCCGCTGGCAAAGCCTTGATGAACGCACCCAAGTGGTGCATTTCTCCAAAACTGAGCCTTTGGTTAAGACACCAAAAGTCGCTGTCGTGAGTCACTACTATATCGACAAAGTTGAAACTCGAATTGTCAATGTTCATCAGCCTTTGGTCAGAGGTCGCAAGCGCGCTGGGGCGGATTTGCTAGAAGTCATGGAAACGATTGGTGAGTTTGACGGTCCGGTGATTGTTGCTGGCGATTTTAATACCTTTACGAAAAAGTACTTTAATGAAGTGTGCCAGGTGATGGACGACTACGGGCTCAGCTACGTGTCGATTCGCCAAGATCATCGCAAGGAACTCCAAAGGCTGGATCACATCTTTCAACGTGGATTTGTGGTCGAAAGGGCCTCAATTATTACCGAAGCCAAGTCTTCCGACCACTACGCAATCCAAGCATCTTTAGTTTTGAAGCCTTAA
- a CDS encoding CBS domain-containing protein: MLVKDCIDFSKKKSLVSVESDENIQFVYELMKKEGIHHAAVLRNGDLVGLVDYDAILNAVMLSPQHFNSLQAQDIMKTGLHAVDGESTLDNLVLAFNQKTVRALPYYEEGRLVSLVTQTDLLQILSALLKRDQSILDEAEAKGELFMANPVVQRVMNALSGLGI, from the coding sequence ATGTTGGTAAAAGACTGTATAGATTTTTCTAAAAAGAAGTCCCTGGTATCGGTAGAAAGTGACGAGAATATCCAATTTGTCTACGAGCTAATGAAAAAAGAGGGAATCCACCATGCAGCGGTTCTTCGCAATGGTGACCTCGTTGGCCTTGTGGACTATGATGCCATTCTTAATGCGGTGATGCTTTCGCCTCAGCATTTTAACTCTCTCCAAGCCCAGGATATTATGAAAACGGGACTTCATGCTGTAGATGGTGAGTCTACCCTAGATAACTTGGTGCTCGCTTTCAACCAGAAAACCGTCCGAGCTTTGCCTTACTATGAGGAAGGACGGCTGGTGAGTCTGGTGACCCAGACTGATTTGCTTCAAATTCTCAGTGCACTGCTTAAAAGAGATCAGTCTATTTTGGATGAGGCTGAAGCCAAGGGCGAACTATTTATGGCAAACCCAGTGGTGCAACGGGTTATGAATGCTCTATCTGGCTTGGGGATCTAG